Sequence from the Tenrec ecaudatus isolate mTenEca1 chromosome 6, mTenEca1.hap1, whole genome shotgun sequence genome:
TGGAGCCTGTCCTCTGGACCCTGAGATTCCAGTGCAGTGAACCCCCTCGATCCAGGAGAAGAGTGATAGGGGAGTAAGCAGCTGTAGGACCCGGAGCCAGATCCTGGGACAGGGTGGTGGGTTTCGCAGGCTTTAGACTAGAGCAAGAAAAGCTGTGAGCTTTGGGGTGGTGAAGTGGGTGCCTCTGAACACGAAATTGGGGGcattgggcttgctgacccacaaagGTGGGGCTATGTGCCTTCAGTTTGAGGCTTACTGTGGTGGGGTGACTATGGGAACTTAATGCAGGGATATGGGTTCACTGTGCCTCTGGGTTGAGGCTTACAAAGGAGTAGCATGCTCATTAGGCATCTATTAGCAGCTCTACTAGAACTTTGCAACACGCCCTGATTAACACATGCACCATTTATCACTTGCATTATCATCTGTTAACTttaaataaaccctttaatcatgaatgtcATTTGTGaggtcattgcaatgaattattgaacccagtagCTGGAAAAGTGGAGAGTATTTTCAATGACCGATCAAGGTCCAATAAAAatcagtggcttccaaggggatcttcTGACCCAGTTCAATTTAAGACACGGTGGTCAGCTCAAAGATTATAGCAAATACTTTATGGGATTCCCAAGGGATAATCGTGATTATTTACTCAAATACAAAGAATGATCATGGGAAGAAGTTTTGAGaaaatgaaaactgcattggtgtgaAAAGGCCGGTAAAGTTATGCTCCCCCAAATTTTCCCCCCACCCTGACAATACACTTGCTCAATCTTCGAGGGTAGCAAGTTCTATGAGAATATCACTGGGAAACCAAATGTATGTCATTCACCATACAATTCTGATCTTGCCCATTCTGATTTTTCTTTATTCTCCACACTCAAAGAACTCTTCAATTTCCCCAATCCCAAAGAGAACGTCATCTGAGTGCTTTGAGCAGGACCCAAATGCCATTGTGATGGAAGTAAATAAAGGAGTGCAAAATTCTTCAGTTCAAAGTTAGAAAGAATTCTATTaaaggttagaaagagggaagcaATGTAgcggctcctacagctcttatcacaatccatacatacatcaattgcgtaaatcacatttgtacattcattgccctcatcattctcaaaacatttgctctccacgtaagcccctggcatcagcttctgatttttccacctccctcctcgctcccctatccctcatggacctttgaatatttataaattataattttgtcatatcttgcactgtctgatgtctccctttacccacttttctgttgtccatcccccagggaggaggttatatgtagatccttgtaatccattccccttTCCAATCTGCCCTcaatccaccctcccggtatcgacaCTCTGACCACTGATCTTGAAggaatcatcctccctggattccctgtgtttccagttcctatctgtaccagtgtacaccctctggtctagctggatttgtaaggtagaatcatgatcatgggatcatgatagtgtggcggaagcatttaggaactagaggaaagttggatgtttcattgttgctacagtgcaagctgactgactcatctcctccccacgacccttctgtaaggggatgtccaattacctacagatgggctctggggccccactccacactccccttcattcacaatgctataatttcttgttctttgatgtctgacacctgatcccttcaacacctcgtgatcatacaagctgtgtgcttcttccatgtaggctttgttgcttctcagctagatggccgcttgtttaccttcaagcctttaagaccccagacactatatattttgatagctggacaccatcagctttcttcaccacatatgcttatgtaccactttgtctttagcatatgttgggaaggtgagcatcatggaatgccagtttaatagaaaaaaagtattcttgcattgagggagtacttgagtggaggcccaatattcatctactaccttaatactaaacctatccatatctacacatagatctatttccccatcctcatatatatatttacatatgtgcatgcctttatttagacctctataaatgccctttgcctcctggctctttcctctatttcctttgactttcctcttgtttcactatcatgttcagccttcatttgggtttcagtaattcctctcagttatatgacccttgatcatgccctaccaggcctcctacaccctcctcaccaccaatttgggtcacttgttgttcccctgtccctgggtttgttaacaccacttcctttcctccccaccttcccctctcccaagtctccgggaactgttggtcctgttgttttctcctccaggttattcatccagcttatcttatttagacagatcagcgaagataataacatgcacaaaaacaagacagagcaaccacaagcaacaaaataacacaaaacaacaagtcaaaggcagaaaacaaaacgaaacacaacaacaagaaagaaaagcttgtagttagttcaaggactgtttgttagcctttaggagtgttttctgatcgagtctgatggagcacaacgccctggccccagagtctatttttggtattccctggggacttcattgctctgttccccatgctgttcttttgcacgcccttagtgtatGCCTCGGGGTGATGGGATCAGATCTGGcagaattccctcactgtgtctccagtgttgtcccttgtggggctatgtgtcagtgagggatgtcccgTCTCACAGCAGGGCCAgccatatgatcctctctgtggattggctgctctgagcaggaatatcatcctgaaggcttggtgggccagcatgtgctccactctctcctcctcccccttcatctgctcccatgcgctctgatcagacatgtccctctcctggagctgcagattcagtactgtcctctgaaataaattcttctgggggcaggggcaggtgtccacgtagttgagattggggtaggcccctcaaacctctccactggtttacatttttatatgtttttaaCAAATGTCTCTATGATATGGTTGGACTACTTTTTTGGCTTACCCTTATATATTTATGCATTATTCAGAATTGACAACCATGAATTCTTTCaaacagaacattttaaaatatgcaaatcTGATATCTAAATATTTTAACACATTTGGAGTTTTGTTTGTTACTATTTGATATGGTGTTCATTGTTATTTTTCAAAACTGCAAGTGATATAGGGAGtcattattttgtttatattAGGAAAGGATGCTTTATTCTATTTTCTAGACTATAATGTGTGGAATTttcctttccttcccccccccctacagttttattggcacatgatttaaataccatacaatttaatagttcaatttttcaatcatatcaagggtatTGACAGTCACCACCACATAAATGTTAGAGCATCCCCCGTTCCCCACAACACACAGTTAAATCGCCTTGAAAATGAGTAGTGCAATCACCATTAGTTCCAGTGCCCACTcgcccctcctgccttcattatttatCCCCCCaaatccctctccctccctgtcacCGAGCCCCCCCCTGCTTTTCCtatcagttattctcattatgcctccattcctcctgtgcttcacagctgggaaacccaagagaaaacaataaaaaacaaaattgcactaaggtggtaaggctaAAATCACgagtataaaaacaaaataatgcgTAAGACCTCCATCAATATTCAAAAGCCAGGGAGGAAATTTCTGTAATtaaacaagtaagagatacttgctccCAGTACAAATTCAGATCATGTCTATGGAAGGGTCAACTGACCAATAACTGAGTTTGATTAAGCATAATCAAGAttgcaatggtctctgcctgatagtaaggttgTTCGAGACTTATCTGTGGCTAGGATGGATCTGCCAGTGATTCAGTCTGACTAGGTACTCTGAAAAtgagttttgggctcccactctcCCCCATAACCTATTACAAATtgtgtgttcataattttagctctaataattttctcttcaccatatttgaatttgttattgtcatctttggatcacacaagctggtgtgcttttcatgtggatttagttgactccaggcttagatggctgcttagttGAATCCAAGCATTTAGGGCCTTAGATACTATTCtgattggtagccaggcaccatctgctctcatcaccacactttgctatagcacccttaacTTCatggatcatttcatgaaggcgaGTATCGAACAGGaccatgatataagaactaattgttcttaagttgcagCTAGGATTtattgtgagccccaaacccattcctggatctgtgcttttattttatttttttaatttgctataaCATGGGATTTAATCCATatgtcataccattccatagttcaatcatgtccaacATGATTGTGTAATTgcatccataatcagtctccaaacatagttttccttcctgaacttctTGACATAATCGCATTCTTATTTCCCCTGGAGCCCTTCCATATGAAccctcccccaaacccttgtGGAATTTTCTTATTGCCATTCAAATACAGTTTGAAAGATTGTCTTTCCCTAAGACTGCTGTTCAAATGGCAGCctgctgagttgtaatccagactggaAGGTTGGAACCTCAGGTAGAGCTCCTTTGGCAGAAGGGAGTCCTGCTGCCTTTCGAAGAACTTAGGAAGTCTCAGTACCAGGACCTACTTCACCCACCAAGGGCGGTTTGTGCTTCTGCAGCACTTGTATTGTTGCACAGCCTACTTTTAGTTACTTGGAATTAGTCCAGGTACCGTGGGGCTATCTGACTCTGCATGGATGATGCACTTCTCAAATACTTTTACTTTTATTTAGCCATGCTGGTTCATTCACCTATTCAaagttttacatttatttttcttgttcaaTATTGCTTTGAGGGTGTCTCAGGCCTTCAGCTAAACTACTCTGTATCTGTTTATTTGCTATCTTTAAACGTGAaaataagattttatttttaagcttCCATTGGTGTTCTTTGTTATATTTAGCTCATTGGGCCatttcaaaattaatttatttgttaGTTATTGAGGAATAGCAATTGTGTTATGGTGCCTCTTCCGCCACGTTGACCAGGCTGTGTGTCATTCATTCTTCATCTACACTAGTTCACTGTAGAGTGCAGATGCTGCGGGAGAGGCTGAGTAGGTATCGATAAAACTTGAAGATATTTGGTGACGCTGTGGGAATGTATGTTAATGGacaggagagaggcagagaaagaggagggttcTGGCTTTGTGGATGAACTCATTTCAATCTGAGACTGCTTTGTGGGATAAaagatgtaatttttaaaataatttttccataTGCACAAAAGCATTGtcagcttttttgtttgttttgttttaaatcattttattggggctcgtacaattcttatagcaatccattcatagatcctttgtgtcaagcacatttgtacatttgttgccatcctcattctaaaagcattttctttctacttgagcccttggtatcagctcttcatttcaccctccctcccctccctcatgaacccttgataatttataaattattattattttgttatgtcttacactgtccaatgtctcacttcacccacctttctgttgtctgtcccccaggaagggggttatttgtagatccttgtaataggttctccctttctaccccactttccctccaccctcctggtatcaccactctcaccactggtcctgaggggttcatatgtcttggattccctgtgtttccagttcctatctgtaccagtgtacattctggggtctagccagatttgtaaggtaaaactgggatcataatagtgggggccggggggtggggaggaagcatttaaaaactagaggaaacttgtatgtttcattgttgctacactgcaccctgactggctcatctcctcccggcaacccttctgtaaggggttgtccagttgcttacagatggactttgggtctccactccacactccccatcattctcaatgataggactttttgttctttgatgcctgacacctgatcccatagacacctcatgacaacacaggctggtgtgcttcttccatgtgggctttgttgtttctcagctagatggccgcttgtttatcttcaagattttaagatgccagacgctatatcttttggcagctgggaaccatcaactttcttcaccacatttgcttaagcacccagtttgtcttcagcgattttgtcgggaaggtgagcatcacggaatgccagtcgaatagaacaaaatgttcttgtattgagggagtacttgagtggatgcctAATGTCTATccgctaccttaaaactaaacctgtaaatatatgcacatagatctatttccccattgtcatatataaatatatttacataagtatatgcctgtatttagacctctataaacgccctttgcctcctagttctttcctctatttccttttactttcctcttgtcccactatcatgtgcagccttcatttgggtttcagtaataccattacactgcccttgatcaagtcctaccaggcctcttacaccctcctggtcaccaattttggatcacttgttgtttccttgtctctgggttggtcaacaccacctcctttcccccaccttcccctctctcatgcccTCCAAGAACTgtatgtcccattgttttctcctccagattgtttatctaccctatcttatctagatatacctgcagaaataataatatgcacaaaaccaagacagagcaaacaaagcaaaacaacaaaaaaagaaaaccctgtaaataattcaagatcTGTGATGACCTTagtagtgttttccggttgagtctgatggggtgccatgccctggtcccaaagtctatttttggtattccctggagactttcTTGTTCTCTTCCCTTTGCTGTTATGTTGCAcacccttggtgttttgcctcagtgtggtgaggtcaaagtgggcacaattcccacactgtgtctccagtgttgtcccctgtagggccattggtcagtgagggatgtcatgtcttgtaaTACGGCcaacatatggtcctctctgtggattggctgctctgagcagggatatcatcttcaaggcttggtgggctagggagtgctccactctctcttcctcccccttcatttgttcctgtgtgctctgatcagacatgtccctctccctgagctgtagctttggTGCTGTTCtcggaagtgaattcttctggggggaggggtggctgtccacatagctgggattggggccggcctgcATCTTTAGTTTTTACTGCACATTTGCAACATATGTTTcagtgaaacctgtgagagcAGGAAACTTTAGGGGCTGCCTTGTATTTTCTGCCTTCGACAGGGTGCCATCTTGGGACTTTTCTATTGCTTGTTTCATTGGAAAAGGTTTGTGCTTTCCTTTTTGGACAGTTTTTACTGTACTTAGTATTAAAAGAAAAGTGGTTTTATAGGCATTTTAACATTGAAAATGGTATCAAGTGAGTGATGAGATGCACAATAAATGATAGTGAAGGACTAACAAGCCTGAATGAAATTGCACGCATTACATTTACAATGCTGTGGTCCGATAGCCACTATTTGCTGGGCCTTTCCATCACCCCAAAGAGAAACTTTGTATCCATTTAGGTAATAACTCTCCATATGTTCCACACCTTAACCCCTGGTAATGCTAATCCACTCTTAACCCCTGTAGATTTACATGTGTCAGATATTCTATATAAGTCGAATCATATAATACATGGCATTTCATatctgaaaaaaaatcacttaacAATATATCCAAGTGTTTCCAAGTCATTGTCTAGTTGACAACTCAATCCTTCTTATGGTCGAATTAAACTTTATGATATGgatataccacattttgtttgcTCTCAAGCCCACTGATGGGCTTTCGGTCGTTTCCACTGTTTGATTACTGTGCCTTTTGTTACCATTATCAGTGGGTGCAAGAATCTGATTTTGGGCTTTCAATTTTTTGGTTATATTCTTCACAGTGAGATTTGTTGATCATACAAGGATTCTATGCACATATTTTTGAGAAACTCCTTAACTGTTTTCCACAGCAACCACACAACTTTACATTTCTACCAGCCATGTATAAGTGTCCCATGTTTTCCATGTCCTTGTCAACCCTTGCCATTTCTCTTTTGCTGATAATAGCTATCATGAAAATCTTCTCGTGTGATTTTTAGTCATTTGTAGCTCTTGTTTGGAAACATGTCTATTCATGTCCCATGTACATTTAGAGAAATAGTCTGTGTGCTATTGATCCATAGGAGTTCTTTTTTATACTCTGGTTAAGTCCTTATAAGATATATGGTTATGAAATATTTTATCTTGTTCTTTAGTCTAGCTCTTCACTTTATTGAGTAAGCCTTTTGATGCCAAAAGTTAAATTTTGGTGAAATGACCTTTAGCATTTTAAGGCTTTATGGTTTTCTTATTCTTGGTTTTCCTACCTAAGAATCCACTGCCAAATCTGAGGTAGTCAAATTTACCTTTATGTTTTTCCCCCAAGACATATTCTTTTAGCTCTTATATTCATGCCCATGATCCATTttgagatttttgtgtgtgtacagAATGAAATAAGAGTCTAAATTCATCTGTTTGCACATACATATCCTAATGTttcagcatcatttgttgaaagcaagcaagcaaacaaactagcaacaacaacaatcaccACATTATTGAAGTGCCTTAGTACCTTTGCTGAAGTAAGTTAGCCATGAATGTAAGTGTCATTTATGTTTCATTGATCTATATGTCTATAGACAAGTACCAGCCTAATTTGATTTTTGGAGCATTGTAGTAACTTCTGAAATCAGAACTCTGATCATCCAATGTAATCCCCTGCctcccttttaaaattttaaatagtagTTCTGGCCACTTTGGATTTTCATAAAAAATTTAGCCACAGTTTTTCAATTTCTACAAAAATTCTATGGAAATTTTATAGAGATTGTATGGAACCATAGAAGCAACAATGGGGAGACTCTCTTTCATGTACTGTGGACACAGTatgaggagagatcagtcccagaAAAAGGACAGTGTGCTTAGCgaagtagaaggacagcaaaagGAGGAAGATGCTTGAAGAtacattgatacagtggctgcaaactaATAGTTCCTCAATTTCTTCCctacttcctccaccctcccaccctcatgataaattattattattttcatatcttataccttccgctatctcccttcacctatatttctgttgttcatcacccaggATGGGGGATTATTCATTGATCAAAAATTAGTtaagaagataaaaataaaatatacactgtgataggtttttttgtgccaacatgacacctgtaagaagatgagtgttgtctaggctgccaatcaggtcacagcctgatggtaccgcCTGGTGagtgtggtcttctcataaggatgaatctgggaacttcctctctctgtttcaccttcctgttggtgagTCAAGAAACTGAGACCTGCTAGAGCCAtacgatgcttccaccatcattggATGCATGGGACTTCACCCACCAGTCGGTGATGTTCCTCCTGCTTTTTGCATTGTTGCATGTGGTTGTGTAAATCTGAAGAGAGTCTTATGAACtactattggatttatggactagcattggacttagggaattgatctagactgggctggatgtttgctttatatataatatttcttgatattacttcttaatatcaaactctcttacacacacatatatgaatatctctgtatttggatttgtttctctagtgaacctggCTTAACACATACACATGTATAGAGATGCCTAGAGTGCAGTGGAGAAATACATGTGCCTTTCAAGTGTGGAAGGAATCCTTACCGAAAAAGCTGAATATTttacttaaaattaatatttaaagaCTCAAGGGAGAAAGTTCATGAGAATTATAAGCATGGTAGATAAGTTTGATAAAAATCAATAATAGGCCACAAGCCTGAGTATACAAAGAAGTGGCATTATATTCAAATAACCTCTGTGAGACTCATTTTACAATTTAGAAATTATGGAATATTATTCCTACTATCTGGGTTGGGTGTGTTTATGAGTTTGTCAACAATAAAGTGCTACATAAATATTAgtcttccatagtccaagtttaGAAAGCATTTCTCTTCGTTGAATTCCCAAGCAAAATTTGGATTATTTTATAGGAAAATCATGAATACCTGATAAATCTACCTTAAGTCTTGCAACACAAATCTCACAGTAAAATaggaaataaaaaattttaatggtGATGATCCTAGTTATGACCAAGCTTCATCTACCGATTAAGAAATCCACTATAGGTTCTGTATattgtgttttaaaattttactaaCCAACAAAATGCACACAAATGATGCAGAGGTTAcacaaggaaaacaatgcaaaacagCGAAACAGGAGCTGGCTTCCTTTGCATGCGAGGAGATGAGAAGGCAGCGTTCACTTCAGCATGCACAGACCTCCGCCTGTGGACACACTGGAGGGCCAGGAGCTGATTCAGTCTGCTTTGGGAGCAACAATGTTCTCACAGAGAGCACTGAATAGACGCAGTAGCATCCGTTGGTGCTTTTCTAATTGACATTGGTCACAGAATTTAAAGGAGAGCAAGAACACGGCGAGACTGCACATTCAGAAATCAGGAGCACATCGAAGCTTTAGGTCAGCATATTAAGGAATCACAAGCAGTGATATTAGATTTGGATGCTTTATTTTTCTCTGACATGATAAGTTCACTACAGAACATCATTGCTACCTTTTTAATCGTAGGATTTATTCTCGGACGTGTTGCTAATGGTTTCATAGCCCTGGTGAACTGCATTGACTGGGTCAAGAAGCGAAAGTTCTCCTCAGTGGATGCCATTCTCACTGCTCTGGCGGTCTCCAGAATCGGTCTGCTCTGGGCGATAGTAATTAGTTGGTATTCATTTGTGTTTAattcatttatatataaattatatgtaaGAGATATTAATATCGCCTGGATTGTAACCAACCATTTTAGCACGTGGCTTGTTGCTTGCCTCAGCATATTTTATTTCCTCAAAATAGCAAATTTCTCtaactttctttttcttcacctcaAGTGCAGAGCTGAAAGATTGGTTCTGTTGATACTGCTGGGGACTTTGATCATTTTGGGTTTTCAACTTGCTTTTGTAAGAAGCGAGGAAAGTGCTCAAAAGAATGACTGTGAAGGAAACAGGACTTTGAAGAGCAAATCTTGTGAGTTTGAGTATTTTTCAGACCTGGCTACATTCACTATAGCAATCCTCTCGCCCTTTATTATATCCTCGATCTCCCTGCTGCTGTTCATCTTctccttgtggaagcatctcaagaaGATGAAGCTGAGTGGGAAACGATCTCAAGATCCCTGCACCAAGGTTCATGTAACAGCCACGCACAGGGCGCTCTCTTTCCTCCAAGATCCCTGCACCAAGGTTCATGTAACAGCCACGCACACGGCGCTCTCTTTCCTCCAAGATCCCTGCACCAAGGTTCATGTGACAGCCATGCACACGGCGCTCTCTTTCCTCCAAGATCCCTGCACCAAGGTTCATGTAACAGCCATGCACACGGCGCTCTCTTTCCTCCAAGATCCCTGCACCAAGGTTCATGTAACAGCCACGCACACGGCGCTCTCTTTCCTCCAAGATCCCTGCACCAAGGTTCATGTAACAGCCACGCACACGGCGCTCTCTTTCCTCCAAGATCCCTGCACCAAGGTTCATGTAACAGCCACGCACACGGCGCTCTCTTTCCTCCAAGATCCCTGCACCAAGGTTCATGTAACAGCCACGCACACGGCGCTCTCTTTCCTCCAAGATCCCTGCACCAAGGTTCATGTAACAGCCACGCACACGGCGCTCTCTTTCCTCCAAGATCCCTGCACCAAGGTTCATGTAACAGCCACGCACACGGCGCTCTCTTTCCTCCAAGATCCCTGCACCAAGGTTCATGTAACAGCCACGCACACGGCGCTCTCTTTCCTCCAAGATCCCTGCACCAAGGTTCATGTAACAGCCACGCACACGGCGCTCTCTTTCCTCCAAGATCCCTGCACCAAGGTTCATGTAACAGCCACGCACACGGCGCTCTCTTTCCTCCAAGATCCCTGCACCAAGGTTCATGTGACAGCCACGCACACGGCGCTCTCTTTCCTCCAAGATCCCTGCACCAAGGTTCATGTGACAGCCACGCACACGGCGCTCTCTTTCCTCCAAGATCCCTGCACCAAGGTTCATGTGACAGCCACGCACACGACGCTCTCTTTCCTCCAAGATCCCTGCACCAAGGTTCATGTAACAGCCACGCACACGGCGCTCTCTTTCCTCCAAGATCCCTGCACCAAGGTTCATGTAACAGCCACGCACACGGCGCTCTCTTTCCTCCAAGATCCCTGCACCAAGGTTCATGTAACAGCCACGCACACGGCGCTCTCTTTCCTCCAAGATCCCTGCACCAAGGTTCATGTAACAGCCACGCACACGGCGCTCTCTTTCCTCCAAGATCCCTGCACCAAGGTTCATGTAACAGCCACGCACACGGCGCTCTCTTTCCTCCAAGATCCCTGCACCAAGGTTCATGTAACAGCCACGCACACGGCGCTCTCTTTCCTCCAAGATCCCTGCACCAAGGTTCATGTAACAGCCACGCACACGGCGCTCTCTTTCCTCCAAGATCCCTGCACCAAGGTTCATGTGACAGCCATGCACACGGCGCTCTCTTTCCTCCAAGATCCCTGCACCAAGGTTCATGTAACAGCCACGCACACGGCGCTCTCTTTCCTCCAAGATCCCTGCACCAAGGTTCATGTAACAGCCATGCACACGGCGCTCTCTTTCCTCCAAGATCCCTGCACCAAGGTTCATGTGACAGCCACGCACACGGCGCTCTCTTTCCTCCAAGATCCCTGCACCAAGGTTCATGTAACAGCCACGCACACGGCGCTCTCTTTCCTCCAAGATCCCTGCACCAAGGTTCATGTGACAGCCATGCACACGGCGCTCTCTTTCCTCCAAGATCCCTGCACCAAGGTCCATGTGACAGCCATGCACACGGCGCTCTCTTTCCTCCAAGATCCCTGCACCAAGGTCCATGTGACAGCCATGCACATGGCGCTCTCTTTCCTCCAAGATCCCTGCACCAAGGTTCATGTAACAGCCACGCACACGGCGCTCTCTTTCCTCCAAGATCCCTGCACCAAGGTTCATGTAACAGCCATGCACACGGCGCTCTCTTTCCTCCAAGATCCCTGCACCAAGGTTCATGTAACAGCCATGCACACGGCGCTCTCTTTCCTCCAAGATCCCGGCACCAAGGTTCATGTAACAGCCATGCACACGACGCTCTCTTTCCTCCAAGATCCCTGCACCAAGGTTCATGTGACAGCCACGCACACGGCGCTCTCTTTCCTCCAAGATCC
This genomic interval carries:
- the LOC142451612 gene encoding taste receptor type 2 member 19-like; translation: MISSLQNIIATFLIVGFILGRVANGFIALVNCIDWVKKRKFSSVDAILTALAVSRIGLLWAIVISWYSFVFNSFIYKLYVRDINIAWIVTNHFSTWLVACLSIFYFLKIANFSNFLFLHLKCRAERLVLLILLGTLIILGFQLAFVRSEESAQKNDCEGNRTLKSKSCEFEYFSDLATFTIAILSPFIISSISLLLFIFSLWKHLKKMKLSGKRSQDPCTKVHVTAMHTALSFLLLFTIYFLSLTISGWSSEIQQSRWIITVCRAIGIIYPSTHSVVLILVNQKLTQAFLSVLWKLIYWLKENP